The following are from one region of the Pocillopora verrucosa isolate sample1 chromosome 3, ASM3666991v2, whole genome shotgun sequence genome:
- the LOC136279599 gene encoding uncharacterized protein, with protein MGEATIPRASAHATIPRASASCSCVRVASVDIFGLFEKQDITCFVHNVSPVKKSGPTSYFNCHLQTEKDFIGSVCFATEKKETLDAMAAQRSPVKISNFNISNKYGRSDVVINRNTTITSTTADFPYKAQDDVTSIASLSKVAPQQLVSIKGKISHLSATKTIVIQDSPVKKQEGYIVDPSGYIKVIFWGEHVDSVTPQSTYFFNNLRMKVSQNQRYLNTPKQDNLYTIKDAEPFKQTLPEVSDISTTTETIGEILGISSVTKYNCCCSCSKKVTIKGKIAVCDNCKVTQKATSCSVKWTLKIHIQNSKQPLQKLQLQVYQEAVPKLFSICYLIANETTEEEITEAVLNLDTVKVCFDTQTRKLVDIEKIAI; from the exons ATGGGAGAAG CAACTATACCTCGTGCGAGTGCGCACGCAACTATACCTCGTGCGAGTGCAAGCTGCTCGTGCGTCCGTGTCGCCTCCGtggatatctttggattattcg AAAAACAAGACATAACTTGCTTTGTGCATAATGTCTCACCAGTAAAAAAATCTGGACCAACAAGCTACTTTAACTGCCACCTTCAGACAGAGAAAGATTTCATTGGCAGTGTATGCTTTGCAACTGAAAAGAAGGAAACTCTTGATGCAATGGCCGCACAAAGATCACcggttaaaatttcaaattttaacatcAGCAATAAGTATGGACGAAGTGATGTAGTAATAAACAGGAACACAACCATCACTTCAACAACAGCTGATTTTCCATACAAAGCACAAGATGATGTCACATCAATTGCATCCTTGTCAAAAGTAGCACCACAACAGCTAGTGTCAATAAAAGGAAAGATATCACATCTAAGTGCGACCAAAACTATAGTCATCCAAGATTCTCCTGTCAAAAAACAGGAAGGCTATATAGTTGATCCATCTGGTTacataaaagttattttctgGGGTGAGCATGTTGACAGCGTCACACCACAGTCCACCTATTTCTTCAACAACTTGAGAATGAAAGTATCTCAGAATCAAAGATACTTGAACACAccaaaacaagataatttataCACCATCAAGGACGCTGAACCCTTCAAACAAACATTACCTGAAGTCAGTGACAtctcaacaacaacagaaaccaTTGGAGAAATACTAGGAATAAGCAGTGTCACCAAATACAACTGTTGTTGTTCATGTTCAAAAAAAGTTACAATCAAGGGAAAAATTGCAGTCTGCGATAACTGCAAAGTAACACAAAAGGCAACCAGCTGCAGTGTAAAGTGGACACTCAAGATCCATATCCAAAACTCCAAACAACCACTGCAGAAGCTTCAGCTACAGGTTTATCAAGAAGCAGTGCCaaagttgttttcaatttgttacTTAATTGCAAATGAAACAACAGAGGAGGAAATCACAGAGGCTGTCTTAAACCTAGACACAGTTAAAGTATGCTTTGACACGCAAACGCGAAAACTTGTGGACATTGAAAAAATTGCCATTTAA
- the LOC131776100 gene encoding uncharacterized protein, with the protein MAAVGNREVLAITGVSTGLGLAMVKWYISKGHLVLGCARSAQKINQLNEEFCKGGKPKQFSVVDILNEADVKRWSQDVISSFGAPTFLLNNASIINSNACLWQISGEEFNSVIDVNIKGTTNVIRHFVPEMIKAGKGVVVNFSSGWGRSVAAHKAPYCASKWAIEGLSKAMALELPIPLTCVPLNPGVINTPMLETTFGKQGAAMYRSPEEWARDACPFILSIDHSQNGMSLTAP; encoded by the coding sequence ATGGCAGCCGTTGGTAATCGAGAAGTGCTAGCTATAACAGGGGTATCCACAGGCTTAGGCCTTGCCATGGTGAAATGGTACATATCCAAAGGCCATTTGGTGTTAGGGTGTGCACGGTCAGCTCAAAAGATTAATCAGCTGAACGAAGAGTTTTGTAAAGGAGGCAAACCAAAACAGTTCTCTGTTGTTGACATTCTCAACGAGGCAGACGTGAAACGTTGGTCACAAGATGTTATTTCTAGCTTTGGAGCGCCGACTTTCCTCCTTAATAATGCATCTATAATCAACAGTAATGCGTGTTTGTGGCAGATTTCTGGAGAAGAGTTCAACAGTGTCATCGATGTCAACATTAAGGGCACCACGAATGTCATTCGCCATTTTGTGCCCGAAATGATAAAAGCGGGAAAGGGTGTGGTCGTTAATTTTAGTTCTGGCTGGGGTAGAAGTGTGGCGGCGCATAAAGCTCCATATTGTGCTTCCAAGTGGGCCATTGAGGGGCTTTCTAAAGCAATGGCGCTTGAGTTACCTATACCGCTGACATGTGTTCCGTTGAACCCAGGAGTCATCAACACACCTATGTTGGAGACAACCTTTGGAAAACAAGGTGCAGCAATGTATAGGAGTCCTGAAGAATGGGCCCGAGATGCCTGTCCATTCATTCTATCCATTGACCACTCTCAGAATGGAATGAGTCTTACAGCTCCATAG